One part of the Marinobacterium rhizophilum genome encodes these proteins:
- the lpxD gene encoding UDP-3-O-(3-hydroxymyristoyl)glucosamine N-acyltransferase, with the protein MAATPTIRLQDIADRVGGKVHGDPQGRVHGLATLQSAGPGQLSFFANGRYLPQLRSTNAAAVLVRTEHLDSVPQAAIEVDDPYLAYARVSQLFDWRQPSRPGVHPSAVVADTVQLDPTAEVSALAVIGAGSQIGAGAFVGPHAVIGADCQVGENSRVEAGVVLYDNVSLGARCIVHSGAVLGADGFGFAPDSGNWVKICQLGGVRVGNDVEIGAGTTIDRGALDDTCIGDGVKLDNQVQIAHNVQIGAGTAIAGCTAVAGSTKIGERCTIAGLSGITGHLTIAAGTHITAMSLVSKSISQPGAYSSGTGLQPHGSWKRNVVRFKQLDELSRRVAKLEQTIELNSIEGHKE; encoded by the coding sequence ATGGCGGCTACTCCCACTATCAGACTGCAGGACATCGCCGACCGGGTCGGCGGCAAGGTGCACGGGGATCCGCAAGGCCGGGTCCACGGCCTTGCGACGTTGCAATCAGCTGGCCCAGGCCAGCTTTCGTTTTTTGCCAACGGCCGTTATTTGCCCCAGTTGCGTTCCACTAACGCTGCGGCCGTACTGGTGCGCACGGAGCACCTGGATTCAGTGCCCCAGGCGGCAATCGAGGTGGATGACCCCTACCTGGCCTATGCCCGCGTTAGCCAGCTATTTGATTGGCGCCAGCCGTCCCGCCCCGGCGTTCACCCCAGTGCCGTTGTTGCCGATACCGTGCAGCTGGACCCCACGGCCGAAGTCTCTGCCCTGGCTGTGATTGGCGCCGGCAGCCAGATTGGCGCCGGGGCATTTGTCGGTCCCCATGCGGTTATCGGTGCCGACTGCCAGGTGGGTGAAAACAGCCGCGTCGAGGCCGGTGTGGTGCTGTATGATAACGTCTCTCTGGGAGCCCGCTGTATCGTGCATTCCGGTGCGGTACTCGGCGCCGATGGCTTTGGTTTTGCGCCCGACTCGGGCAACTGGGTGAAGATTTGCCAGCTCGGCGGTGTCCGGGTCGGGAATGATGTCGAGATTGGTGCAGGCACCACGATTGACCGGGGTGCGCTGGATGACACCTGCATCGGCGACGGTGTGAAACTGGATAACCAGGTTCAGATCGCACACAACGTGCAGATAGGCGCGGGCACGGCGATCGCCGGCTGTACCGCTGTAGCCGGAAGCACTAAAATCGGCGAGCGCTGTACCATCGCGGGACTGTCGGGTATTACCGGCCACCTGACGATTGCTGCGGGGACTCACATCACCGCCATGTCCCTGGTGAGCAAGTCGATTTCCCAGCCTGGCGCCTATTCGTCAGGCACGGGACTGCAGCCGCACGGGAGCTGGAAGCGCAACGTGGTGCGTTTCAAGCAGCTGGATGAGCTCTCCCGGCGTGTTGCAAAACTGGAACAGACAATCGAGCTTAATTCTATTGAAGGTCATAAAGAATGA
- a CDS encoding OmpH family outer membrane protein — translation MNVIRGMLLVLVAVFSLQAAAESIAVLSVEEALLKSSAAASFREELKRELASEEKQVVEMEKQAKGLQDKLRKNQGLQSSEDAKQLALQFQKAYGQYQKMGQELQQKRAERERAFLTEMRPKLDQVIRELIKQKGFDVVLAKQATVFIRSELDITPLVIEQLNKL, via the coding sequence ATGAACGTAATTCGTGGCATGCTGCTGGTTCTGGTTGCGGTGTTTTCACTGCAGGCCGCGGCTGAATCCATTGCTGTACTGAGTGTCGAAGAAGCGCTGCTGAAATCCAGTGCCGCGGCCAGTTTCCGGGAAGAGCTCAAGCGCGAGCTGGCCTCCGAGGAAAAACAGGTCGTCGAGATGGAAAAGCAGGCCAAGGGACTGCAGGACAAGCTGCGCAAGAACCAGGGACTGCAGTCGAGCGAAGATGCCAAGCAGCTCGCCCTGCAGTTTCAAAAGGCCTACGGTCAGTATCAGAAAATGGGGCAGGAGCTGCAGCAAAAACGGGCCGAGCGTGAGCGCGCTTTTCTGACGGAAATGCGCCCCAAGCTGGACCAGGTCATTCGGGAACTGATCAAGCAAAAAGGATTTGACGTGGTGCTGGCCAAGCAGGCGACGGTGTTTATCCGTAGCGAGCTGGATATCACTCCCCTGGTTATCGAACAGCTGAACAAGCTGTAG
- the bamA gene encoding outer membrane protein assembly factor BamA codes for MKLRLGLLFSLICWGSLAHAAITPFTVTDIRLEGLQRIEPGNVFRNFPIATGDLVSQYDLTRASRQLFGSGYFDDVELLRDGDVLVLRLKERPSVSLIRLEGNKVLKEKDLLDGLKQSGLQEGEVFKRAALDRIQLDLQRLYVAQGRYGAAVSADVETLPGNRVALNIDIREGEVATIQHINVVGNSVFDDETLGQLFELKLPSFWSFITDDDRYSREKLAGDIERLRSWYLDRGYINFAVDSTQVSISPDKKNVYITVNVTEGEQYRVRDVDLAGTLAVPREELETELQIEAEQVFSRQRMTESQERLVRKLGDNGYMFANVSPVPTLHEEDNTVSLRYFVEPGQRTYVRRILIKGNTTTADEVVRQQLTQMEAGLASADKIEGSKERLSRTGYFKSVDVQTRPVPGTNDQVDVEYTVTEQPSGQFTAAVGFSQNDGIILQLGVQQDNFFGSGKKVGFNLSNSSTLTEYSFNYTDPFYTVDGVSRGFDVFYRERDFDEDDVSSYTTDEYGAGVNFGYPIDDFQRLSFGAGFESITINTFDSTADEIINFIDEEGDDTYLNWLLKASWTDNHLNRGLFPTSGYSQSLSLEAAVPGSDLSYMKGLYRAEYFKPLNSVESWVLGAGGRIGYADSLGGNAYPFFKNYYAGGLKTVRGYKNNSLGPRDSSDDADPFGGNVLVVGSLELIFPTPFISDQTGWRTLAFMDAGNVYTTECLAGAVNCSEGVDFGDIRYSVGVGLSWLTPVGPLSIALAVPLNDQSEDDTEFFQFALGQTF; via the coding sequence ATGAAACTCAGACTGGGGCTTCTTTTCTCCCTGATATGCTGGGGGAGTCTGGCGCACGCCGCCATCACACCTTTTACCGTAACCGATATCCGTCTGGAGGGGCTGCAGCGGATCGAGCCCGGGAACGTGTTTCGAAACTTCCCGATTGCCACCGGAGACCTGGTTTCGCAATACGACCTGACTCGGGCCTCGCGACAGCTGTTCGGCTCCGGGTACTTTGACGACGTCGAATTGCTGCGTGATGGTGATGTCCTGGTACTGCGCCTGAAAGAACGGCCGTCGGTGAGCCTGATCCGTCTTGAAGGCAACAAGGTACTCAAGGAAAAGGATCTGCTCGATGGTCTGAAGCAGAGTGGTTTGCAGGAAGGGGAAGTCTTCAAACGTGCTGCGCTGGACCGCATTCAGCTGGATCTGCAGCGGCTTTATGTGGCACAGGGGCGCTACGGTGCGGCCGTGTCGGCTGACGTCGAAACGCTGCCGGGGAACCGGGTGGCACTGAATATCGATATTCGCGAAGGCGAAGTCGCCACCATTCAGCACATCAATGTGGTCGGTAACAGCGTCTTTGACGATGAAACTCTGGGGCAGCTGTTTGAGCTGAAACTGCCAAGCTTCTGGAGCTTTATCACCGATGATGACCGCTACTCGCGGGAGAAACTCGCCGGGGATATTGAGCGCCTGCGTTCCTGGTACCTGGACCGCGGCTATATCAACTTTGCCGTTGATTCTACCCAGGTCAGCATCTCGCCGGACAAGAAAAACGTCTACATCACGGTTAACGTGACCGAAGGCGAGCAGTACCGGGTACGGGACGTTGACCTGGCCGGTACCCTGGCCGTGCCGCGCGAAGAGCTGGAAACCGAACTGCAAATCGAGGCCGAGCAGGTGTTCTCGCGCCAGCGCATGACCGAGTCCCAGGAGCGACTGGTGCGCAAGCTGGGCGACAACGGTTACATGTTTGCCAATGTCAGCCCCGTGCCGACGTTGCACGAAGAGGACAACACTGTATCCCTGCGCTACTTTGTCGAACCGGGGCAGCGTACCTATGTGCGTCGCATCCTGATCAAGGGCAATACGACGACTGCCGATGAGGTTGTGCGCCAGCAGCTGACGCAAATGGAAGCGGGCCTTGCCTCCGCTGACAAGATCGAAGGCTCCAAGGAGCGCCTGTCCCGCACCGGTTACTTCAAGTCGGTAGACGTGCAGACGCGCCCGGTGCCCGGCACCAACGACCAGGTGGATGTGGAATACACGGTCACGGAACAGCCGTCGGGCCAGTTCACCGCAGCGGTGGGTTTCTCCCAGAACGACGGCATTATTCTGCAGCTGGGCGTGCAGCAGGATAACTTCTTTGGCAGCGGCAAGAAGGTGGGCTTTAACCTGTCCAACAGCTCGACCCTGACCGAATACAGCTTCAACTATACCGATCCGTTCTACACAGTGGATGGCGTTAGCCGTGGCTTTGACGTCTTCTACCGCGAGCGCGATTTTGATGAAGATGATGTCAGTAGCTACACCACGGATGAGTATGGTGCCGGTGTCAACTTCGGCTACCCGATCGACGATTTTCAGCGTCTGAGCTTCGGGGCTGGTTTTGAGTCCATCACCATCAATACCTTTGACTCCACCGCCGATGAAATCATTAACTTTATCGACGAGGAGGGGGACGATACCTACCTGAACTGGCTGCTGAAGGCGTCCTGGACCGACAACCATCTGAACCGGGGCCTTTTCCCGACCAGTGGCTATTCCCAGAGCCTGTCGCTCGAAGCCGCCGTGCCGGGCAGTGATCTGAGCTACATGAAGGGGCTCTACCGCGCCGAGTATTTCAAGCCGCTGAACAGTGTCGAGAGCTGGGTGCTGGGTGCTGGTGGCCGTATCGGCTACGCCGACAGCCTGGGTGGCAATGCCTATCCGTTCTTCAAGAACTACTACGCCGGTGGCCTGAAAACCGTGCGCGGCTACAAGAACAACTCCCTGGGTCCGCGTGATTCCAGTGACGATGCAGACCCCTTCGGTGGCAACGTGCTGGTGGTGGGCTCGCTGGAGCTGATCTTCCCGACGCCCTTTATCAGTGATCAGACGGGCTGGCGTACCCTGGCGTTTATGGATGCCGGCAACGTCTATACGACGGAATGCCTGGCGGGCGCCGTCAACTGCAGCGAAGGCGTTGATTTTGGCGACATCCGCTACTCGGTGGGTGTGGGTCTTAGCTGGCTGACACCCGTGGGGCCGCTGTCCATCGCGCTGGCGGTACCGCTGAACGATCAGTCTGAAGACGATACTGAATTCTTCCAGTTTGCCCTGGGGCAGACCTTTTAA
- the rseP gene encoding RIP metalloprotease RseP → MSILHTLLATLVTLGLLVTIHEWGHFWVARRCGVKVLRFSVGFGKPLWSRRDRQGTEFVVAAIPLGGYVRMLDEREEAVPEALRAQAFNNKPLWARSAIVAAGPVVNLLFAVLAYWFMYVSGVNTVAPVIGQVLPGTPAYEAGVEPGGEVVGLDAHSLQSWEELNLRLASHIGESRTLQLRVRYTDGASPVTYPLRLDAWQVDVERESPLRAIGLRPYQPPVPAVIGQLLPDGQAAAAGLQTGDRVLSIDGVAIADWMALVERVRASADTSLQLVVDRNGSRIAIELRPQLRESEDGPIGYIGAGVQPVNWPSELERTLRYGPVEALGVAVSKTGQMIGLTLESIWKMLEGVISVKNLSGPITIAKVAGASAASGLESFVSFLAYLSISLGVLNLLPIPMLDGGHLFYYGLEALRGKPVSERVQMFGLRIGMALLFTLMAVAIVNDLMRL, encoded by the coding sequence ATGAGTATTCTGCACACCCTGCTCGCCACCCTGGTTACCCTGGGCCTGCTGGTCACCATCCATGAATGGGGCCATTTCTGGGTCGCCAGGCGCTGTGGCGTCAAGGTGCTGCGTTTTTCCGTGGGGTTCGGCAAGCCGCTGTGGTCGCGGCGCGACCGCCAGGGTACCGAGTTCGTCGTGGCGGCGATTCCGCTGGGCGGCTATGTGCGCATGCTGGATGAGCGTGAAGAGGCGGTGCCCGAAGCGCTGCGCGCCCAGGCGTTCAACAACAAGCCGCTGTGGGCCCGCAGTGCCATAGTGGCGGCGGGGCCTGTGGTCAACCTGCTGTTTGCCGTGCTGGCGTACTGGTTCATGTATGTCAGTGGTGTCAATACGGTGGCGCCGGTGATCGGTCAGGTGCTGCCGGGGACACCGGCCTACGAGGCGGGGGTGGAGCCTGGCGGCGAAGTGGTGGGGCTTGATGCCCACAGCCTGCAGTCCTGGGAAGAGCTTAACCTGCGCCTGGCGTCACACATCGGCGAGAGCCGCACGCTGCAGCTGCGCGTGCGCTATACGGATGGCGCATCGCCGGTGACCTATCCGCTGCGGCTGGATGCCTGGCAGGTGGATGTGGAGCGTGAGAGCCCGTTGCGGGCGATCGGGCTGCGGCCCTACCAGCCGCCGGTGCCGGCGGTTATCGGCCAGTTGCTGCCGGACGGGCAGGCCGCCGCCGCCGGTCTGCAGACCGGGGATCGGGTGCTGAGCATCGATGGTGTTGCCATTGCAGACTGGATGGCTCTGGTTGAGCGGGTGCGTGCCAGTGCGGATACTTCGCTGCAGCTGGTGGTGGATCGCAATGGAAGCCGGATTGCTATTGAGCTCAGGCCGCAGTTGCGTGAAAGCGAGGACGGCCCGATCGGCTATATCGGTGCCGGTGTGCAACCGGTCAACTGGCCGAGCGAGCTGGAACGAACCCTGCGTTACGGGCCGGTTGAGGCGCTGGGTGTGGCGGTCTCCAAGACCGGCCAGATGATCGGGCTTACCCTCGAATCCATCTGGAAAATGCTCGAGGGTGTGATCTCGGTAAAAAACTTGAGCGGCCCGATCACCATTGCTAAAGTGGCTGGGGCTTCGGCGGCGTCCGGACTCGAGTCCTTTGTCAGTTTTCTGGCATATCTGAGTATTAGTCTTGGGGTGCTGAATCTGCTCCCGATCCCGATGCTGGATGGCGGGCACCTGTTTTACTACGGGCTTGAGGCATTGCGCGGCAAACCCGTGAGTGAGCGGGTGCAGATGTTCGGGCTCAGAATTGGCATGGCCTTATTGTTTACCCTGATGGCAGTTGCAATCGTTAATGACCTGATGCGGCTGTAG
- a CDS encoding phosphatidate cytidylyltransferase codes for MLKQRLLTALVLAPVTLAGVFLLPLAGFELFVAVAMVLGAWEWSQLAGFERLSARLWFSAGLGALLGLCIVVKFWVPVQALMLLSVLFWLLALYWVVRYPRVGFWRTRGSRLGIGYLVLVSSWFALVELKRLDQGGVLILLLLLLVWASDIGAYISGKTWGRNKLAPHVSPGKTREGLWGGLFCCLLVGAVYGVSRELPLVQLVYLVVLSLCTGLASVLGDLFESLLKRHQGIKDSGCMLPGHGGVLDRIDSLTAAAPVFVLGLWLIA; via the coding sequence GTGCTTAAACAGCGACTACTTACGGCACTGGTTCTGGCGCCGGTTACCCTGGCAGGTGTTTTTTTGCTGCCATTGGCGGGCTTCGAGCTTTTTGTGGCGGTGGCCATGGTGCTGGGAGCCTGGGAATGGAGCCAGCTGGCGGGCTTTGAACGGCTGTCCGCGCGGCTGTGGTTCAGTGCCGGTCTTGGGGCGCTGCTCGGACTCTGTATTGTTGTGAAGTTCTGGGTGCCGGTGCAGGCGCTGATGCTGCTCAGTGTGCTGTTCTGGCTGCTGGCGCTCTACTGGGTGGTGAGGTATCCGCGCGTGGGCTTCTGGCGTACCCGGGGCAGTCGATTGGGTATCGGCTACTTGGTGCTGGTCAGTAGCTGGTTTGCGCTGGTGGAGCTCAAGCGGCTCGATCAGGGTGGCGTGCTGATATTGTTGCTGCTGTTGCTGGTGTGGGCGTCGGATATCGGTGCCTATATCAGCGGCAAGACCTGGGGGCGCAACAAGCTGGCGCCCCATGTCAGCCCCGGCAAGACGCGCGAGGGCTTGTGGGGCGGTCTGTTCTGCTGTCTGCTGGTTGGTGCGGTTTATGGTGTGAGTCGTGAACTCCCGCTGGTGCAGCTGGTCTACCTCGTCGTGCTGTCCCTCTGTACGGGGCTGGCGTCCGTGCTGGGTGACCTGTTCGAGAGCCTGCTCAAGCGGCATCAGGGCATCAAGGACAGCGGTTGCATGTTGCCAGGGCATGGCGGCGTGCTGGATCGAATTGACAGTCTCACGGCGGCAGCTCCGGTGTTTGTGCTGGGGCTGTGGCTGATTGCCTGA
- the uppS gene encoding polyprenyl diphosphate synthase translates to MSVNNISKHTLGTELPRHIAVIMDGNNRWAKARRLPGLAGHRAGVESVRQVIEGCIEQGVGCLTLFAFSSENWKRPALEVKGLMELFARALEREARKLEKNGIRLRIIGDRSRFSASLRAKMEEVEALTAGNDTLNLNIAANYGGRWDVAQAAAAIARDCVAGTLDPDAVDEAVFDRYSCLADQPKPDLCIRTAGEQRISNFLIWQLAYTELYFADCFWPDFGKDELNAAITDYCGRQRRFGKTSEQIEAERGA, encoded by the coding sequence ATGTCGGTGAATAACATTTCCAAGCATACTTTGGGCACGGAGTTGCCACGTCATATTGCCGTCATCATGGATGGCAATAACCGTTGGGCCAAAGCCCGCCGTCTTCCAGGCCTTGCCGGGCATCGCGCGGGCGTCGAGAGCGTCCGTCAGGTGATCGAGGGCTGTATCGAGCAGGGAGTTGGTTGCCTGACGCTCTTTGCCTTCAGCAGCGAAAACTGGAAACGCCCGGCTCTTGAGGTCAAGGGGCTGATGGAGCTGTTCGCGCGTGCGCTGGAGCGTGAGGCGCGCAAACTCGAGAAAAACGGTATTCGTTTGCGCATTATCGGCGACCGCAGCCGCTTCAGTGCTTCCCTGCGCGCCAAGATGGAGGAAGTCGAGGCGCTCACGGCGGGTAACGACACCCTCAATCTGAACATCGCAGCCAATTACGGTGGCCGCTGGGATGTGGCTCAGGCCGCTGCCGCGATTGCCCGCGACTGTGTGGCCGGTACGCTGGACCCGGATGCCGTGGACGAGGCTGTGTTTGATCGCTACAGCTGCCTGGCCGATCAGCCCAAGCCTGATCTCTGTATCCGTACGGCCGGAGAACAGCGCATCAGTAATTTTCTTATCTGGCAACTGGCTTATACCGAACTCTACTTCGCGGATTGTTTCTGGCCGGATTTCGGCAAGGACGAGTTAAACGCGGCCATTACGGACTATTGCGGCCGCCAGCGCCGCTTTGGCAAGACCAGCGAGCAGATAGAGGCGGAACGCGGTGCTTAA
- the frr gene encoding ribosome recycling factor: MLNEIVQDAQVRMTKSTEALVEHFKRIRTGRAHPSILDSLTISYYGSDVPVSQVANISVEDSRTLAINPWEKQMVSVIEKAIMKSDLGLNPSTNGDTIRLPMPALTEETRKGYIRQARQEAENGRVAIRNVRRDANGTIKDLLKDKDITEDEGRRAEDQVQKLTDKFVAEVDKLLEQKESDLMEI, translated from the coding sequence ATGCTGAATGAAATCGTTCAAGACGCGCAGGTGCGCATGACCAAGAGCACAGAAGCCCTGGTCGAGCACTTCAAGCGCATTCGTACCGGTCGCGCGCATCCGAGCATTCTGGATTCGCTGACCATCAGTTATTACGGCAGTGACGTACCCGTATCCCAGGTTGCCAACATCAGTGTCGAGGACTCTCGTACCCTGGCGATCAACCCCTGGGAGAAGCAGATGGTAAGCGTGATCGAAAAAGCGATCATGAAATCCGATCTGGGGCTGAACCCGTCCACCAATGGTGACACCATTCGTCTGCCGATGCCGGCGCTGACCGAAGAAACCCGCAAGGGCTATATTCGCCAGGCACGCCAGGAAGCGGAGAATGGCCGCGTGGCGATCCGCAACGTGCGCCGCGATGCCAACGGCACGATCAAGGATCTGCTCAAGGACAAGGACATCACCGAAGATGAAGGTCGTCGTGCCGAAGACCAGGTGCAAAAGCTCACGGACAAGTTCGTGGCTGAAGTCGACAAGTTGCTCGAGCAGAAAGAATCAGACTTGATGGAAATTTGA
- the pyrH gene encoding UMP kinase — MPASDRHSRYKRILLKLSGEALMGDDNFGIDPKVLNRMALEIGQLVGIGVQVGMVIGGGNLFRGAALSAAGMDRVTGDHMGMLATVMNALAMRDALERSNIGTRVMSAIPMSGVVDHYDRRNAMRYLNQGDVVIFAAGTGNPFFTTDSAACLRGIEVEADVVLKATKVDGVYTADPMKDPKAKRYVHLNYDEAIEKQLGVMDLTAICLTRDHQMPVRVFNMNKPGALVNLVVGGDEGTLIDGAEGVGEKYAE; from the coding sequence ATGCCTGCCAGTGACAGACACTCCAGATATAAACGTATTCTCCTCAAGTTGAGCGGCGAAGCCCTGATGGGCGACGATAACTTCGGTATTGACCCCAAGGTGCTGAACCGCATGGCGCTTGAAATCGGCCAGCTGGTCGGTATCGGTGTGCAGGTCGGCATGGTTATTGGCGGGGGCAATCTGTTCCGTGGTGCGGCGCTGAGTGCGGCCGGCATGGACAGGGTCACCGGCGACCATATGGGCATGCTGGCCACCGTGATGAACGCGCTGGCAATGCGTGACGCGCTGGAACGCAGTAATATCGGTACCCGCGTCATGTCCGCGATTCCCATGAGTGGCGTTGTCGATCATTATGATCGCCGTAATGCCATGCGTTATCTGAATCAGGGCGATGTCGTGATCTTTGCTGCCGGTACCGGCAACCCCTTCTTTACCACCGACTCTGCCGCCTGTTTGCGGGGTATCGAGGTGGAAGCGGATGTCGTGCTCAAGGCAACCAAGGTGGATGGCGTCTATACCGCGGACCCCATGAAGGACCCGAAGGCAAAGCGTTATGTGCATCTCAATTATGACGAAGCGATCGAGAAGCAGCTTGGCGTAATGGACCTCACGGCCATTTGCCTGACGCGCGACCATCAGATGCCGGTGCGGGTGTTCAATATGAACAAGCCCGGTGCGCTGGTTAACCTGGTTGTGGGTGGGGATGAAGGCACGCTGATAGACGGCGCTGAAGGAGTAGGAGAAAAATATGCTGAATGA
- the tsf gene encoding translation elongation factor Ts has product MANFSAALVKELRERTGLGMMECKKALAEANGDIELAIEDLRKASGMKAAKKASRTAADGVVAVKVADDNSYAVAIEVNSETDFAARDAGFLAFVDKVLEQAFATKQTDVAALMTGELDAAREALVQKIGENISVRRAILVEGNTVGFYVHSTNKLAALVALSGGEAELAKDIAMHVTAVNPQVVSKDDMPAETVAKEKEIILAQPDMASKPAEIAEKMVVGRIAKFLAENSLVEQAFVKNPEQKVGDLVKQAGCEVLSFVRVEVGEGIEVEKTDFAAEVAAQLKG; this is encoded by the coding sequence ATGGCTAACTTCTCTGCTGCGCTGGTTAAGGAACTGCGCGAGCGTACCGGCCTGGGCATGATGGAGTGCAAAAAAGCACTGGCTGAAGCGAACGGCGACATTGAGCTGGCGATCGAAGATCTGCGCAAAGCGTCCGGTATGAAGGCTGCCAAGAAAGCAAGCCGTACAGCTGCTGATGGTGTTGTTGCCGTTAAAGTGGCCGACGACAACAGCTACGCGGTTGCAATCGAAGTTAACTCTGAAACTGACTTCGCTGCGCGCGATGCCGGTTTCCTGGCGTTCGTCGACAAGGTTCTGGAACAGGCTTTCGCCACCAAGCAGACCGACGTTGCCGCGCTGATGACCGGTGAGCTGGATGCCGCCCGTGAAGCCCTGGTACAGAAAATCGGCGAGAACATCTCTGTTCGTCGTGCGATCCTGGTTGAAGGCAACACTGTTGGTTTCTACGTTCACAGCACCAACAAGCTGGCGGCCCTGGTTGCCCTGAGCGGTGGCGAAGCTGAACTGGCCAAAGACATTGCCATGCACGTCACTGCCGTCAACCCGCAGGTTGTCAGCAAGGATGACATGCCGGCTGAAACCGTTGCCAAAGAGAAGGAAATCATCCTGGCGCAGCCAGACATGGCCAGCAAGCCGGCTGAAATCGCCGAAAAAATGGTGGTGGGCCGTATCGCCAAGTTCCTGGCCGAAAACAGCCTGGTCGAGCAGGCGTTCGTCAAGAATCCTGAGCAGAAAGTCGGCGACCTGGTTAAGCAGGCGGGCTGTGAAGTCCTGTCTTTCGTCCGCGTTGAAGTGGGCGAAGGCATCGAGGTCGAAAAGACTGACTTCGCTGCAGAAGTGGCTGCTCAGCTTAAGGGCTGA
- the rpsB gene encoding 30S ribosomal protein S2, with protein MAKVTMRDLLKAGVHFGHQSRYWNPKMSKFIFGARNKIHIINLEHTLPALNGALDVVKGMATNKNKILFVGTKRAASKIVQEEASRAGMPYVNHRWLGGMLTNYKTIRQSIRRLRDLEAQAGDGTFAKLTKKEALMRQREMEKLERSIGGIKEMGGLPDALFVIDVDHERIAVNEANKLGIPVIGIVDTNSNPDGIDYVIPGNDDALRAIQIYAKAAADACVEGAEQGGAKNEFVEVEESAGE; from the coding sequence ATGGCAAAAGTCACTATGCGTGACCTGCTCAAGGCAGGCGTTCACTTTGGTCACCAGTCTCGCTACTGGAACCCGAAAATGTCCAAGTTCATTTTCGGCGCACGCAACAAGATTCATATCATTAACCTCGAGCACACCCTGCCCGCCCTGAACGGCGCTCTGGATGTGGTCAAGGGTATGGCTACCAACAAGAACAAGATCCTGTTCGTTGGTACCAAGCGTGCAGCTAGCAAGATCGTCCAGGAAGAAGCCAGCCGTGCAGGCATGCCGTATGTCAACCATCGCTGGTTGGGTGGCATGCTGACCAACTACAAGACTATTCGTCAGTCCATCCGTCGTCTGCGCGACCTGGAAGCCCAGGCCGGTGATGGCACCTTCGCCAAGCTGACCAAGAAAGAAGCCCTGATGCGTCAGCGCGAAATGGAAAAGCTTGAGCGCTCCATTGGTGGTATCAAGGAAATGGGCGGCCTGCCGGACGCACTGTTCGTGATCGACGTGGATCACGAGCGCATTGCTGTTAACGAAGCCAACAAGCTGGGCATCCCGGTTATCGGCATCGTCGACACCAACAGCAACCCGGACGGCATTGATTATGTCATCCCGGGTAACGATGACGCTCTGCGTGCCATTCAGATCTACGCCAAGGCTGCGGCTGATGCCTGCGTCGAAGGTGCTGAACAGGGCGGTGCTAAAAACGAATTCGTTGAAGTAGAAGAGTCGGCTGGCGAGTAA
- the map gene encoding type I methionyl aminopeptidase, with product MTISIKTPEDIEKMRIAGRLAAEVLEMIEPFVKPGVTTNELNQICHDYIVNEQKAIPAPLNYHGFPKSICTSVNQVVCHGIPNDKALKNGDSINIDITVIKDGYHGDTSKMFPVGKVAPHVERLAEITQECMYKAIALVKPGAHLGDIGHVIQQHAEANHYSVVREYCGHGIGLEFHEDPQVLHYGRPGTGVELREGMIFTIEPMINAGKRHVKLSKKDGWTVETVDRRLSAQWEHMILVTADGHEVLTLRTEESL from the coding sequence ATGACTATCAGCATCAAGACACCCGAAGACATCGAGAAAATGCGCATCGCCGGCCGCCTTGCCGCTGAAGTGCTGGAGATGATCGAGCCGTTCGTAAAGCCCGGCGTCACCACCAACGAACTGAACCAGATCTGTCACGACTATATCGTCAATGAGCAGAAGGCCATTCCGGCACCGCTCAACTACCACGGTTTCCCCAAATCGATCTGCACCTCCGTCAACCAGGTGGTCTGTCACGGCATCCCCAATGACAAGGCCCTGAAAAACGGCGACAGCATCAACATCGACATTACCGTCATCAAGGATGGCTACCACGGCGACACCAGCAAGATGTTCCCCGTCGGCAAGGTCGCACCCCATGTCGAGCGCCTGGCCGAGATCACCCAGGAGTGCATGTACAAGGCCATCGCCCTGGTCAAACCCGGCGCCCACCTGGGCGATATCGGCCACGTCATTCAGCAGCACGCCGAAGCGAACCACTACTCGGTGGTGCGGGAGTACTGCGGCCACGGCATCGGCCTTGAGTTCCACGAAGATCCCCAGGTGCTGCACTACGGCCGCCCGGGCACCGGCGTGGAACTGCGCGAAGGCATGATCTTCACCATTGAACCGATGATCAACGCCGGCAAGCGCCACGTCAAACTGTCCAAGAAAGACGGCTGGACCGTCGAGACCGTTGACCGCCGCCTGTCCGCCCAGTGGGAACACATGATCCTCGTCACCGCCGATGGCCATGAAGTCCTGACCCTGCGCACCGAAGAATCGCTCTGA